The following proteins are co-located in the Paludibaculum fermentans genome:
- a CDS encoding sigma-70 family RNA polymerase sigma factor has product MNPYSKAAVVCGEDREQLILEHLPQVRLIARRIHERLPESVSLDDLISTGIVGLISAIDRFDPNQNVKLKTYAEYKIRGAILDSLRGLDWAPRQQRRRSKQIELAIAGLEQELQRAPTEEEIAAAMGVELEEYHEWLVEIRGLNIGSLEGSPGEEGRDLLRFVSDKEADWPSRVLERSELRKILSQAISRMPYIERTVIGLYYHEELTLREISRVVNLHESRVSQLKTQAILRLRTFLRKKWPTERGI; this is encoded by the coding sequence ATGAATCCCTATTCAAAGGCTGCCGTCGTATGCGGCGAAGATCGCGAGCAGCTGATTCTGGAGCATCTGCCGCAGGTCAGATTGATTGCCCGGAGGATCCACGAACGGCTTCCGGAAAGCGTAAGCCTCGACGATCTGATCTCGACTGGGATAGTCGGCCTGATCTCCGCCATCGATCGGTTTGATCCCAATCAAAACGTCAAGCTCAAGACGTATGCGGAGTACAAGATCCGAGGCGCCATTCTCGACAGCCTGCGAGGGCTCGATTGGGCGCCGCGCCAGCAGAGACGGCGCAGCAAGCAGATTGAGCTTGCCATTGCGGGGCTGGAGCAGGAACTGCAAAGGGCACCCACCGAGGAGGAGATCGCCGCGGCAATGGGCGTCGAGCTGGAAGAGTATCACGAGTGGCTGGTGGAGATTCGGGGGCTGAACATCGGCAGTCTGGAAGGCTCTCCTGGAGAGGAGGGGCGCGACCTTCTGCGTTTCGTCTCCGACAAGGAAGCCGACTGGCCCTCGCGAGTTCTCGAGCGAAGTGAGTTACGAAAGATACTGTCGCAGGCGATCTCGCGCATGCCCTACATCGAGCGCACGGTGATCGGCCTCTACTATCACGAGGAACTCACCTTGCGGGAGATCTCGAGAGTGGTCAACCTGCATGAATCCCGGGTTTCGCAACTGAAGACCCAGGCCATCCTCCGTCTGAGGACCTTTCTTCGCAAGAAGTGGCCGACTGAACGAGGGATCTGA
- a CDS encoding flagellar hook protein FlgE has product MFTSFSTALSALGAHTTAIDVVGNNLANLNTPGYKASVVAFSDLVTQSLGAGLGETQVGFGVARPTTIRQFSQGAIQASSGPLDVAIQGDGFLVVRDPNSDSVLYTRGGNLQVNKAGSLVTATGFRLQGWNEVNGVLDTTQPPTDVSVPVGTLRAPVATTNISFDLNLDASATAGPPATTFSTSIEVFDSLGGSHTVSVTFTKTANPGEWTYGMSVPDADLTTPPFTAVTGTVQFDSLGKMSAPLVTDPKPGMVVTGLSNGAADLSIAWSLFNGPTPRLTQFSESSAVSANSQDGFAAAQLVRVGIGDGGRVLAQYSNGQQVAVGQLAMASIRNPESMIAVGNNNYQLSARTALPAVGLPDTGGRGKIMGGAVEYSTVDIAREFTNLIVLQRGYQANAKVVTAVDEISQDTINLKR; this is encoded by the coding sequence ATGTTTACCTCATTTTCGACGGCGCTCAGCGCCCTGGGTGCGCATACCACCGCGATTGACGTGGTCGGCAACAATCTGGCGAATCTGAACACTCCAGGCTACAAGGCAAGCGTGGTCGCCTTTAGCGACCTGGTCACTCAGTCGCTGGGCGCGGGGCTGGGCGAGACTCAGGTGGGTTTCGGCGTTGCCCGGCCCACAACGATTCGCCAGTTCTCGCAAGGTGCGATTCAGGCCAGCTCCGGCCCGCTGGATGTTGCAATCCAGGGAGACGGATTCCTGGTGGTCCGCGATCCGAACTCGGACAGCGTGCTTTACACGCGGGGAGGAAATCTCCAAGTCAACAAGGCTGGGAGCCTGGTCACTGCGACGGGGTTCCGCCTGCAGGGCTGGAACGAGGTGAACGGAGTTCTGGATACGACGCAACCTCCGACGGATGTCAGCGTCCCGGTGGGTACTCTGCGCGCGCCCGTGGCGACGACGAACATCTCGTTCGATCTGAACCTGGATGCCTCCGCCACTGCCGGCCCGCCCGCTACCACGTTTTCCACCTCGATCGAAGTATTCGATTCCCTGGGCGGTTCGCACACCGTGTCGGTCACCTTCACCAAGACCGCAAATCCAGGGGAGTGGACTTACGGCATGTCGGTGCCTGACGCTGACCTCACGACCCCGCCTTTCACCGCGGTAACGGGGACAGTTCAATTTGATTCTCTAGGCAAGATGAGTGCACCTCTCGTGACGGACCCCAAACCCGGCATGGTGGTCACTGGACTGAGCAACGGCGCCGCTGACCTGTCCATCGCCTGGAGCCTGTTCAATGGGCCGACGCCGCGGCTGACGCAGTTTTCGGAGTCATCCGCGGTGTCGGCGAATTCACAGGACGGGTTCGCGGCCGCCCAGTTGGTGAGGGTGGGCATAGGGGATGGCGGACGAGTGCTGGCGCAATACTCAAACGGTCAGCAAGTGGCAGTGGGCCAGTTGGCCATGGCCTCGATCCGGAACCCGGAATCGATGATCGCGGTTGGCAACAACAACTACCAGCTCAGCGCCCGGACCGCACTCCCGGCGGTTGGCCTGCCGGACACCGGAGGCCGCGGGAAGATCATGGGCGGGGCGGTGGAGTATTCCACGGTTGATATCGCCAGGGAATTCACCAATCTCATCGTGCTGCAGCGCGGGTACCAGGCGAACGCGAAAGTGGTGACCGCTGTGGACGAAATCAGCCAGGACACGATCAACCTCAAGCGATAG
- a CDS encoding flagellar biosynthesis protein FlhF, with the protein MMSSRRTFYANSVESAVAQARQELGDETLLVEAGATSGGDRHLGPYAATVETEAPSVGSIPDPPAILEAMRREGDHTGLEAIQSEIGRLSVLVRSLASHLPSFSYMPELTAAAAHLEASGLPQLLVSQILERVERRLGLRQSQDRLSELPVRRGIAAELESLLSVGSGPEQPEGHRRVLALVGPPGAGKTTTLTKLAMRYGVSSRAPSVILSTDCYRVAAAEQLRAYAAILGLPFALAENSGALSRLLVEQRHKEVVLIDTPGCGPSDLECFEEWARAFTSHPEIERHLVLPATARYEDLMRGWRRWGRLKPARLIFTHIDETAFHGSWLGFAISTGLPISCLGTGQRVPEDLEMASKPLLMDLLFGGAARAANA; encoded by the coding sequence ATGATGTCAAGCCGCAGGACTTTTTACGCGAATAGTGTGGAGTCTGCCGTCGCGCAGGCACGCCAGGAACTCGGCGATGAGACCCTGTTGGTGGAAGCAGGCGCCACCAGCGGCGGCGATCGCCACCTTGGCCCGTATGCGGCGACGGTGGAAACCGAGGCTCCCTCCGTCGGCTCGATTCCAGATCCGCCCGCAATACTGGAAGCAATGCGACGGGAGGGCGACCACACCGGTCTGGAAGCCATCCAGTCGGAGATTGGACGGCTATCAGTTCTGGTGCGCAGCCTCGCCTCCCATTTGCCCAGCTTCTCCTACATGCCGGAGCTGACCGCGGCGGCGGCTCACCTGGAGGCATCCGGCCTCCCTCAACTGCTGGTGAGTCAGATTCTGGAGCGCGTTGAGCGGCGCTTGGGGCTTCGGCAATCGCAGGACCGGCTGAGTGAACTGCCTGTTCGCCGTGGGATTGCGGCGGAGTTGGAGAGTCTGCTTAGCGTGGGCTCCGGGCCGGAACAGCCGGAGGGCCACCGCCGGGTTCTGGCGCTTGTCGGGCCGCCGGGTGCGGGCAAGACCACCACTCTCACGAAGTTGGCGATGCGTTACGGGGTATCGAGCCGTGCGCCGTCAGTGATTCTCAGCACTGACTGTTATCGTGTCGCGGCCGCGGAGCAGCTTCGTGCCTATGCCGCCATTCTGGGGCTGCCTTTCGCCCTGGCCGAAAATTCAGGCGCCCTTTCGAGATTGCTGGTAGAGCAGCGGCACAAAGAAGTCGTTCTCATCGATACACCCGGCTGCGGGCCCAGTGACCTGGAGTGCTTCGAGGAGTGGGCCCGGGCGTTCACCAGCCACCCCGAAATCGAGAGACACCTGGTGCTGCCAGCCACGGCCCGCTACGAGGACCTGATGCGGGGGTGGCGCCGGTGGGGCCGGCTCAAGCCTGCCCGGCTGATCTTTACACATATCGATGAGACGGCATTCCACGGCAGTTGGCTTGGGTTTGCCATATCGACGGGGCTGCCCATTTCCTGCCTGGGCACGGGCCAAAGGGTTCCGGAGGATCTGGAGATGGCGTCGAAGCCCCTGTTGATGGATTTGCTGTTCGGCGGCGCAGCCAGGGCGGCGAATGCCTGA
- a CDS encoding flagellar biosynthetic protein FliQ yields the protein MNSQIVVDVIRQALMTAFWLSLPLLAIGFIAGIVISLLQIVTSVQDPAFGSVPRLVAFLAGIVLFLPWMLMRLCSYTIALFGDFGRYAR from the coding sequence ATGAATTCGCAAATCGTGGTCGACGTAATCCGGCAGGCGCTGATGACAGCCTTCTGGTTGAGCCTGCCCCTGCTGGCCATTGGGTTCATCGCGGGCATTGTCATCAGCCTGCTGCAGATTGTGACTTCGGTGCAGGACCCGGCGTTTGGCAGCGTACCCCGGCTGGTTGCATTTCTAGCCGGTATCGTCCTGTTCCTGCCATGGATGCTCATGCGGCTTTGCAGCTACACTATCGCCCTGTTTGGCGACTTTGGCCGTTATGCCCGTTGA
- the flhA gene encoding flagellar biosynthesis protein FlhA, producing MTTPVAPASASSVAQHPSSLGRPRTQGYKPASAPGAQAGLGLNWREMIRPEVAVPISVLGILMAMITPLPAFLLDILISANITLSTIVLLVSMYIRRPADFSVFPTTLLLMTLFRLALNVSSSRLILLNGSKGTSAAGEVIESFGNFVVGGNFVIGVVIFLVLIAIQYVVINHGAVRISEVTARFTLDALPGKQMSIDADLNGGLINEAEAKARRKSLSAEAEFYGAMDGATRFTQRDAVASILITGINIIAGFLIGVLQHNMRMAQALETYTVLTIGDGLVTVIPALMISISGGLIVTRASSEQEMGVDFEKQIFGAHQPLLLASGVLGAMALFPGLPKIPFLLLAGGVGYTGYRIRQKQRMAVTAPPAPQPQAAKDSLESLMKVEPLSVEVGLGLVKLVEGAENSPLLRRIAGLRRQLASELGYILPPVRVTDNLSLKVREYVVLLKGAEIARCELPQGCDLAIPPPTGSVPVQGMPTKDPAFGIPALWISAELAERARAAGCTVVDPLSVMTTHLSELVRRHCHEIFSRQDAKRVLDRVSEENPRVVDDLVPKLLPLPTVQRVFQNLLRERVSIRDANTVLESLGEAAGVTRNPLLLTEYVRQSLRRSLVKPHLNTAGELPVFFLDPELERAIEQAVEHGESTSHLNLPPQKVGELLEAARSAVNSGKSGWALLASAGSRSFVRQMLEANHPQITVLSHGEVPPGTKVVSMGVLRGAK from the coding sequence ATGACCACACCGGTAGCGCCTGCCTCAGCCAGCAGTGTTGCCCAGCACCCGTCTTCGCTGGGACGGCCCCGGACTCAGGGTTACAAGCCCGCGAGTGCGCCGGGCGCTCAAGCCGGCCTGGGTCTGAACTGGCGGGAGATGATCAGGCCCGAGGTCGCCGTGCCCATTTCGGTGCTCGGCATCCTCATGGCAATGATCACGCCATTGCCGGCGTTCCTGCTGGATATTCTGATCAGCGCCAATATCACCCTGTCAACGATCGTGCTGCTGGTGTCGATGTACATCCGGCGCCCCGCTGATTTCAGCGTCTTCCCCACCACCCTTCTGTTGATGACGCTGTTCCGGCTGGCACTGAACGTGTCGAGTTCCCGGTTGATTCTGCTGAATGGCAGCAAGGGAACCTCCGCTGCCGGCGAAGTCATCGAGTCGTTTGGAAACTTCGTGGTCGGCGGCAACTTCGTGATCGGTGTGGTGATCTTTCTCGTGCTGATTGCCATCCAGTACGTGGTGATCAATCACGGTGCGGTTCGCATTTCGGAAGTGACTGCCCGATTCACCTTGGACGCCCTGCCCGGGAAGCAGATGTCGATCGATGCCGATCTGAATGGCGGACTCATCAATGAAGCCGAGGCCAAGGCGCGGCGGAAGTCTCTCTCGGCGGAGGCCGAGTTCTACGGTGCGATGGACGGGGCCACCCGGTTCACACAGCGCGACGCCGTGGCCAGCATCCTCATCACGGGCATCAACATCATCGCCGGGTTCCTGATCGGAGTACTGCAGCACAACATGCGCATGGCGCAGGCGCTGGAAACTTACACAGTGCTGACCATCGGCGATGGACTGGTCACCGTGATTCCTGCGCTGATGATCTCGATATCCGGCGGATTGATCGTCACGCGGGCCAGCTCCGAGCAGGAGATGGGCGTGGACTTTGAGAAGCAGATCTTCGGCGCCCACCAGCCGCTGCTGCTTGCTTCCGGTGTGCTGGGCGCAATGGCGTTATTCCCCGGACTGCCGAAGATCCCATTCCTCCTGCTTGCCGGCGGCGTCGGCTATACGGGCTACCGAATTCGGCAGAAGCAAAGAATGGCTGTAACGGCTCCACCTGCTCCACAGCCCCAGGCCGCAAAGGACAGCCTTGAATCATTGATGAAGGTGGAGCCGCTCTCCGTCGAAGTAGGGCTCGGGCTGGTGAAGTTGGTGGAGGGCGCGGAGAACTCACCGCTGCTGCGCAGGATTGCGGGCCTGCGGCGGCAATTGGCTTCGGAACTGGGCTATATCCTGCCGCCGGTGCGAGTGACGGACAACCTCTCGCTGAAGGTCCGCGAGTATGTGGTCCTGCTGAAAGGCGCCGAGATCGCCCGATGCGAGTTGCCGCAAGGTTGCGACCTGGCCATACCGCCCCCCACAGGATCCGTGCCGGTGCAGGGGATGCCCACGAAGGATCCGGCCTTTGGGATTCCAGCCCTATGGATCAGTGCGGAACTGGCGGAGCGAGCACGAGCCGCAGGCTGCACCGTGGTGGACCCGCTAAGTGTGATGACCACGCATCTGTCGGAACTGGTACGGCGCCACTGCCACGAGATCTTTTCGCGTCAGGACGCGAAGCGGGTCTTGGACCGTGTCTCTGAAGAGAACCCCAGAGTGGTCGACGACCTGGTCCCAAAGCTGCTTCCGTTGCCCACCGTGCAAAGGGTATTTCAGAACCTGCTGCGCGAGCGGGTCTCCATCCGGGACGCCAATACCGTGCTCGAGAGTCTGGGCGAGGCGGCCGGCGTCACACGCAATCCGCTGCTGCTGACGGAGTATGTCAGGCAATCGCTGCGGCGCTCCCTCGTCAAACCGCACCTCAATACCGCCGGGGAGCTACCCGTATTCTTTCTGGACCCGGAGTTGGAGCGTGCCATCGAGCAGGCAGTGGAGCACGGAGAGAGTACCTCGCATTTGAATCTTCCTCCGCAGAAGGTGGGCGAACTGTTGGAGGCTGCCCGCTCCGCTGTGAATTCCGGCAAATCGGGTTGGGCCCTGCTGGCGAGCGCAGGCTCACGTTCGTTCGTGAGGCAGATGCTGGAGGCCAATCACCCGCAGATCACCGTGCTCTCCCACGGTGAGGTTCCCCCTGGCACCAAGGTCGTTTCCATGGGCGTGTTGAGAGGCGCCAAATGA
- the fliN gene encoding flagellar motor switch protein FliN, translating into MAETTEWLAKEWAQGLGPAIGAMTGALAQAAAVKREVPPDVPTSALIWRQLLDAGEETAVWVWLPESIWLAVGRQVLESAGLTEEGGTSSDTAEARSTFLEVLQQSLSPISRGVGGRLEREICLLAGEQRDAVPAGLEWKAVTVRTAIGDLGCGWIAANRELLDCLQPAADAPQQEPEEKLSSKGGGGRPSRTLDLLMEVELPVGVSFGRAQMRLKDAIKLTTGSIVELNRSVAEPVEIIVNNCVIARGEVVVVEGNYGVRIKEIISRDERLRTLF; encoded by the coding sequence ATGGCTGAGACGACAGAGTGGCTTGCCAAGGAATGGGCACAGGGCCTCGGCCCGGCGATCGGCGCCATGACTGGAGCTTTGGCCCAGGCCGCCGCGGTGAAGCGGGAGGTGCCGCCGGATGTCCCAACGTCTGCCCTGATCTGGCGCCAGTTGTTGGATGCCGGGGAGGAAACGGCGGTGTGGGTATGGCTCCCGGAGTCCATCTGGCTGGCCGTGGGGAGACAGGTTCTCGAATCGGCGGGTCTGACGGAGGAGGGCGGAACATCTTCCGACACCGCGGAAGCGCGCAGCACGTTCCTGGAAGTGCTTCAACAGTCGCTGTCGCCCATCAGCCGAGGGGTTGGCGGCCGCCTGGAACGGGAGATCTGCCTGCTCGCCGGAGAACAACGGGACGCCGTCCCGGCCGGGCTTGAATGGAAAGCAGTGACCGTCCGCACGGCCATAGGAGATCTGGGCTGCGGTTGGATTGCAGCCAATAGGGAATTGCTGGACTGCCTGCAACCAGCGGCCGATGCTCCACAACAGGAGCCGGAGGAAAAGCTCTCATCGAAGGGCGGAGGGGGCCGGCCATCGCGGACGCTCGACCTCCTCATGGAAGTGGAACTGCCGGTGGGCGTCTCGTTTGGCCGTGCTCAAATGCGGCTGAAGGATGCCATCAAGCTCACCACCGGCAGCATTGTTGAGCTGAATCGATCGGTGGCGGAACCGGTGGAGATCATCGTGAATAACTGCGTTATCGCACGCGGCGAAGTGGTCGTGGTCGAGGGCAACTACGGTGTCCGGATCAAGGAGATCATCAGCCGGGATGAGCGTCTTCGTACTTTGTTCTAA
- the fliP gene encoding flagellar type III secretion system pore protein FliP (The bacterial flagellar biogenesis protein FliP forms a type III secretion system (T3SS)-type pore required for flagellar assembly.) produces the protein MKTLFIGAVALPLGAAPTVAGRMLDGGLKGGEGLTVPLQILLMMTALTALPALIVSITPFLRITVVLHFLRQALGTQTTPSNQVVVGLALFLSLLLMRPVLVEAYEAGWLPLEQGRVTRTEAWENGSKPLKKFLIRFAREKDIALMLEITRTPPPRSAAELDLGILAPAYVLSELKTGFQIGAVLFLPFLIIDIIIASVTLSIGMVQLPPVMVSAPFKILLFVLVDGWNLVVGSLMRSFN, from the coding sequence GTGAAGACCCTATTCATCGGAGCAGTGGCCCTGCCGCTCGGCGCCGCGCCAACGGTGGCCGGGCGCATGCTGGACGGCGGACTCAAGGGTGGTGAGGGTTTGACAGTTCCACTCCAGATCCTGCTGATGATGACGGCCCTGACTGCTCTGCCGGCCCTCATCGTCTCGATCACTCCATTCCTGCGGATTACGGTCGTCCTGCACTTCCTCCGGCAGGCCCTGGGTACCCAGACGACCCCGTCTAACCAGGTAGTCGTCGGCCTCGCCCTGTTTCTGTCCCTGCTGCTGATGCGGCCGGTGCTCGTCGAGGCTTACGAGGCCGGTTGGCTCCCTCTGGAACAGGGGCGGGTTACGCGCACGGAGGCGTGGGAGAACGGCTCGAAGCCCCTGAAGAAGTTCCTGATCCGCTTTGCTCGCGAAAAGGACATCGCCCTGATGCTCGAGATCACCAGGACACCGCCGCCACGATCGGCGGCCGAGCTCGATCTGGGAATCCTGGCGCCTGCCTATGTGTTGTCTGAACTCAAGACCGGGTTCCAGATTGGCGCCGTGCTCTTCCTGCCGTTCCTGATCATCGACATCATCATCGCGTCCGTGACCCTCTCCATCGGCATGGTGCAACTGCCGCCGGTGATGGTCTCGGCGCCCTTCAAGATTCTGCTTTTCGTTCTGGTGGATGGCTGGAATCTGGTCGTTGGTTCCCTGATGCGAAGTTTCAACTGA
- a CDS encoding EscU/YscU/HrcU family type III secretion system export apparatus switch protein, translated as MSDRDQRTEKPSAQRLKKSRDEGRFPVSREFVAAVQFAVFTAFVTGLIESWWPSALRGMRAWLAGAWAWELNRQGVVAAVQTQIAPLGFLVLGMGGALMAASLMTQLASTSFGFALSKLAPDFGRLNPISNLKELPGRNQRALVEAIILLPVMLTVLWLVVAGSLQEFLRLPLMSLNSGIGVVGSSLSDLLWKASGAFLVWGAIDLFRQRQRFQRDLRMTKQEIKEEFKQNEGNPEVKMKIRRMRRELLRRRMMSEVPTATAVIVNPTHFAVALRYELQSMATPKVVAKGKNYLALRIKEKALACKVPVIENPPLAQALYKHVEVGQEIPAHLYRAVAEVLAYVFRLMGGRRPGA; from the coding sequence ATGTCCGATCGTGATCAGCGCACAGAGAAACCTTCCGCGCAGCGGCTGAAGAAGTCGCGCGACGAGGGGCGCTTCCCGGTGAGCCGGGAGTTCGTGGCGGCCGTCCAGTTTGCCGTTTTCACGGCTTTCGTGACGGGGCTGATCGAATCCTGGTGGCCTTCCGCGTTGAGGGGCATGCGGGCGTGGTTGGCCGGCGCGTGGGCTTGGGAGCTCAATCGGCAAGGTGTCGTTGCGGCGGTTCAGACTCAGATCGCGCCCTTGGGATTCCTCGTGCTCGGAATGGGCGGAGCCCTGATGGCCGCCAGTCTCATGACGCAATTGGCCAGCACCAGCTTTGGGTTTGCCCTGTCCAAGCTGGCGCCGGACTTCGGCCGGTTGAATCCAATCTCCAATCTCAAGGAACTGCCAGGCCGCAACCAGCGCGCCCTGGTCGAGGCTATCATCCTGTTGCCGGTCATGTTGACCGTGCTGTGGCTGGTCGTGGCCGGCAGCCTGCAGGAGTTTCTCCGGCTGCCGCTGATGAGCCTGAACAGCGGCATCGGCGTGGTAGGCAGTTCGCTCTCCGATCTTCTGTGGAAGGCCTCTGGCGCCTTTCTCGTATGGGGCGCAATTGACCTGTTCCGTCAGCGTCAACGCTTCCAGCGCGACCTGAGGATGACCAAACAGGAGATCAAGGAGGAGTTCAAACAGAACGAAGGCAATCCGGAAGTCAAGATGAAGATCCGCCGCATGCGGCGTGAACTTCTGCGCAGGCGGATGATGTCCGAAGTGCCCACCGCCACGGCGGTGATCGTCAATCCAACGCACTTCGCGGTGGCGCTCCGGTATGAGTTGCAAAGCATGGCCACGCCAAAGGTGGTGGCGAAGGGCAAGAACTATCTGGCGCTCCGAATCAAGGAAAAGGCGCTCGCCTGCAAGGTACCAGTGATTGAGAATCCTCCCCTGGCGCAAGCACTGTATAAGCATGTGGAGGTTGGCCAGGAGATTCCAGCTCACCTGTATCGCGCAGTGGCTGAAGTCCTGGCTTACGTCTTCCGTCTGATGGGCGGACGACGACCCGGCGCGTAG
- a CDS encoding FliM/FliN family flagellar motor switch protein: MTTLQQIKSLSNVPLDVEVELARRMMTLREVLELEVGSVIRMPRSAGENIDIVVCGALVGFGEIVIIEDTMGVRITDFNVEE, encoded by the coding sequence ATGACGACCCTGCAACAGATCAAGTCCTTGTCCAATGTCCCACTCGATGTCGAAGTGGAACTCGCGCGGCGGATGATGACGTTGCGGGAAGTGCTGGAACTGGAAGTGGGCAGTGTGATCAGAATGCCTCGTTCCGCCGGCGAGAACATCGACATTGTGGTCTGCGGCGCCCTGGTCGGCTTCGGCGAGATAGTCATCATCGAAGACACCATGGGCGTCCGCATCACAGATTTCAACGTGGAGGAGTAG
- a CDS encoding flagellar biosynthetic protein FliR produces MPVEFHFEISTALGFLLVVARLGSALLFVPIPGIKAAPELTRVFLICAMCVSLFPLWPRYSAADFSLGIFVLWLVGEMLFGLATGLLVAFLSDMLVFTIQAVSVQAGFSYASSIDPNSEADSSVLQIVAQLMSNLLFFSAGGDRLVLQAFANSLRVWPPGHVELGWPAARVVAGAGAMMMELGLRLALPIAALLLLTDITLALLGRIQAQLQLLSLAFPVKMLGSLAALAALTSLAPLLFQAGLERVQAMVGALVR; encoded by the coding sequence ATGCCCGTTGAATTTCACTTCGAGATCTCGACGGCCCTGGGCTTCCTCCTGGTGGTGGCCAGATTAGGCTCCGCATTGCTCTTTGTTCCGATTCCGGGGATCAAGGCCGCTCCTGAACTCACCAGGGTTTTCCTGATCTGCGCGATGTGCGTTTCACTCTTTCCTCTGTGGCCACGGTACTCCGCCGCTGACTTCAGCCTGGGTATCTTCGTGCTCTGGCTGGTGGGCGAGATGCTCTTCGGGCTGGCTACCGGCCTGTTGGTGGCCTTTCTCTCGGACATGCTGGTGTTCACCATCCAGGCTGTCTCCGTCCAAGCCGGGTTCTCTTACGCTTCCTCCATTGATCCGAACAGCGAGGCGGACAGCAGCGTGCTCCAGATCGTGGCGCAGTTGATGTCGAATCTCCTGTTCTTCAGCGCGGGCGGCGACCGCCTGGTGCTGCAGGCATTTGCGAACAGCCTGCGAGTTTGGCCGCCAGGGCATGTCGAACTGGGCTGGCCGGCCGCCAGAGTCGTCGCTGGCGCTGGGGCGATGATGATGGAGCTGGGCTTGCGGCTGGCTCTGCCGATCGCGGCTCTCCTGTTGCTCACCGATATCACGCTAGCCTTGCTGGGCCGCATTCAGGCTCAGCTTCAATTGCTTTCCCTCGCATTTCCGGTGAAGATGCTCGGGTCGCTGGCGGCGTTGGCCGCGCTCACTTCGCTGGCGCCCCTGCTGTTCCAGGCGGGACTGGAACGCGTTCAGGCGATGGTCGGAGCGCTGGTCCGATAG
- a CDS encoding flagellar biosynthetic protein FliO — MDQLLAVGFVLCIALAAVWAIRRRQGSHFTWPASRKTGQREVAVLERLPLTGQHTLHLVRVGNSTLLVGTHPMGIAFEATSPASFQDLLLQASRDRIGQGGAE; from the coding sequence ATGGATCAGTTGCTGGCGGTGGGATTCGTCCTGTGTATTGCTCTCGCAGCGGTGTGGGCGATCCGTCGAAGACAAGGTTCGCACTTCACATGGCCGGCCTCACGCAAAACCGGACAGCGAGAAGTCGCCGTTTTGGAGCGGCTTCCGTTGACCGGACAGCACACCCTCCATCTGGTCAGGGTTGGAAACAGCACCTTGCTGGTGGGGACGCACCCCATGGGGATAGCCTTCGAGGCGACGTCTCCAGCCAGCTTTCAGGATCTGCTGCTCCAGGCATCGAGAGACCGCATCGGACAAGGCGGAGCGGAGTGA
- a CDS encoding flagellar hook assembly protein FlgD produces MSAVNNTYGPQQWADLDGTSKSDSTAKTASTGPDALANKEVFLQLLVAQLKNQNPMDPADGVEFVSQLAQFTQLEQSLSMSQDLSAIRGALVPATDATGQDTAQP; encoded by the coding sequence ATGAGTGCGGTGAATAACACATACGGCCCCCAACAGTGGGCCGACCTGGACGGCACATCCAAGAGCGATTCGACGGCCAAGACGGCTTCGACCGGGCCGGACGCGCTGGCGAACAAGGAGGTGTTCCTGCAATTGCTCGTTGCGCAATTGAAGAATCAGAACCCCATGGACCCCGCCGATGGCGTGGAGTTCGTCTCTCAGTTGGCGCAGTTCACGCAGCTCGAACAGTCGCTCTCGATGAGCCAGGATCTGTCCGCGATTCGCGGGGCTTTGGTCCCTGCCACCGACGCAACAGGACAGGACACCGCTCAGCCCTAG